A region of the Stutzerimonas stutzeri genome:
ACACGCGACGGCAAGCGCCGGGGCTTGATGGCAGAGGAGGCACAGCTGGCCTGGCTGGCGCGCCAGGGTGAGCGTCATGGATTCACGGTCGAGGCGGCGCTGGTGACGGGAAGCGAGTTGTTGCGCAGCCGCAAACAAAGCAGCCGCGTCAGCCTGCTCAAGGTGTGTTTCGAGGGGCGCCTTCGGGTGCGCGACGGCGTTGCGCTGGCCGCGGCTCTGCGCGCCGGCATCGGGCCGGGCAAGGCCTTCGGCTGCGGTCTGCTCAGCCTCGGTCGCAGTTAGTGGCGAAGGATGAGCGAACAGGGAGGAAGGTTCACACCATGAAAGCCAAGCTACAGGTGCTCGAGCAGGACATCGCGACCTATGCCAGGGATGGCTTCGAATACATTTGCATCACCGATATCGCCCGCTACGAGAATATGGAGCGAACCGACGACCTGATTCGCAACTGGCTGCGCAATCGCAACACCATTGAGTTTCTGGGTATCTGGGAGCAGCTCAATAATTCGAGTTTTAAACCCGTCGAATTCGACGGGTTTAGAAAACAGGCTGGCCTCAACAGCTTCACCCTGACACCTAAGCAGTGGATCGAACAGACGGCGGCCATCGGTCTGATTTCCAAGGCCGGACGCTATGGCGGCACCTTCGCCCAGAAGGACATCGCTTTCGAGTTCGCCAGCTGGATTTCGGTGGAGTTCAAGCTGTACCTGATCAAGGAGTTCCAGCGCCTCAAAGAGCAGGAGTTCCAGCAGCTGGGCTGGGATATTCGGCGCAACCTGGCCAAGGTCAACTACCTGATCCACACCGACGCCATCCGCGAGAATCTGATTCCGGACCAGCTCAGCGCGCAGCAGATGGCCCTCATCTACGCCAGCGAGGCGGACTTGCTTAACGTCACCTTGTTTGGTGTCACCGCCAAGGAATGGCGCGATGCCAATCCGGCGCTCAAGGGCAATATCCGCGATCACGCCAACGTGCATCAGCTGGTATGCCTGGCCAACCTGGAATCGATGAACGCGCATTTCATCGAGCAGGGCATGGTGCAGTCTGAGCGGATGGTGAGGCTCAACGAACTGGCCATTCGGCAGATGCGTGTCCTGATCGACAAGGGCTTGCCGTCGCTTTCGTCGGCCGGTGAGGGCAGCTGAAATGTCCGGATCCTTATTGCCGCCGCTCAAGCCATTGCCCATGAAAGATCGCATATCCATGGTGTTTGTCCGCTACGGTCAAATCGACGTGCTCGATGGGGCATTCGTGTTGATCGACAAGAATGGCGTGCGCAACCACATTCCTGTGGGCTCAGTGGCGT
Encoded here:
- a CDS encoding KilA-N domain-containing protein, which encodes MKAKLQVLEQDIATYARDGFEYICITDIARYENMERTDDLIRNWLRNRNTIEFLGIWEQLNNSSFKPVEFDGFRKQAGLNSFTLTPKQWIEQTAAIGLISKAGRYGGTFAQKDIAFEFASWISVEFKLYLIKEFQRLKEQEFQQLGWDIRRNLAKVNYLIHTDAIRENLIPDQLSAQQMALIYASEADLLNVTLFGVTAKEWRDANPALKGNIRDHANVHQLVCLANLESMNAHFIEQGMVQSERMVRLNELAIRQMRVLIDKGLPSLSSAGEGS